One Bufo gargarizans isolate SCDJY-AF-19 chromosome 4, ASM1485885v1, whole genome shotgun sequence DNA window includes the following coding sequences:
- the LOC122935927 gene encoding 60S ribosomal protein L34-like yields the protein MVEHLTYRRRRSYNTASNKTRLSRTPGNRIVYLYRKKVGKAPKSACGICPRRLRGIRAVRPKVLMRLSKTKKHVSRAYGGSMCAKCVRDRIKRAFLIEEQKIVVKVLKAQAQSQKAK from the coding sequence ATGGTTGAGCACCTGACATACCGTCGTAGGCGGTCCTACAACACAGCCTCCAACAAAACCCGTCTGTCCCGAACACCAGGAAACAGAATAGTTTACCTGTACAGAAAGAAGGTTGGCAAAGCCCCTAAATCGGCATGTGGCATCTGCCCTAGAAGACTCCGTGGTATCCGAGCAGTTAGACCCAAAGTGCTCATGAGACTGTCAAAGACTAAGAAGCACGTCAGCAGAGCTTATGGCGGCTCTATGTGCGCAAAATGTGTTCGTGACAGAATTAAGCGGGCATTCCTCATCGAGGAGCAGAAGATTGTTGTGAAAGTGCTGAAAGCTCAAGCACAGAGCCAGAAAGCGAAGTAA